CAAATGCAGCCTGGATAGATAGCAGGGTCCTTTTACAAGAATGAGCTCTTCATTCTCAAAAGCCTGTCCAGACTGGAACATATCTACTATTACTAGCAATAACAACGACGACGAGAGTAGCTGCAATAACCAACATTTCTGAGTCCTTACTGGGCCCCAAGcgctgttctaagagctttacctCTATTAACGGATCCCGTCTTCACAACCATCCTGGAGGTATTACcctcactttccagatgaggagactgggcacagaaaagtgaaataacttgcccaaggtcactcagctagtaacTGGAAGAGTCTGCATTTGAATCCAAGATGCCGCACCCACACAGAAGGCACTGGGcaaatgtttatcaaatgaaTGCATCTTGCCCAGAATGACAGCTTCACGGCTGTGGTCTAGTCTTCAACTGCACCGcgtttctcctctccccagataGGTCATACTGCCCTTTTGTGATTCTGTGCCTCTACACttgctctgccttcttcctggaAGGCCCTAGACCCCCCACCACCAGCATATTCACCTGCCCCCCTCATTCTTCTAAGTGAATGCCTGTTAATCCTTCAAGACACAGCACAAATGTCTTTGCTCTGCGAACCCATCAGGTGTGCCGTGTAAACGGTTCTCAAATAAGGTGCATACACAGGACAATGCtccatcaacatttattgagctcctgctgTGTTCCAGCTCAGGGTGCTCATCCCTCTAAAGCCAGCAGAACGCAGGGCTGAGAGGAGAGCAAACGCAGGGGGATGCAGAGGGGGCAGAGCAGGCTTTCCAGAGGAGATGGTGCTGGAGCCGACCCTCAAAGGATCAGCAGCTTTCAGGACCTGATTTACACAGACTTTTCCACTGTTTTCAGAATTGGAAAGTcctaaaataggaaaatgttaaGACAATGGTTCTAAGTTGGCGGCTGGTGGTagctcccaggggacatttggcaaagtctggagacatttttggtttcccaacttggaggggtggggggagtcctGCTGgcttctagtgggtagaggccagagatgctgctacaCATCCCACAGTGCAAAGGACGGGCCCCACAACAAATAAGCAtatggccccaaatgtcaatagtgccaaggttgaaaAACCATCTTAAGCCCTTTCTCTTGGAGAGAAAGATCCAGCATCAGCCAAGagttggagaagaaaaaggggtgaatagaaagaaagaggaaaccagcCCCCCCCATCCCCTCCTGGTGAAGCTGACTTCCCTTTGGGCCCACCTACAGTTCGATGGCCTCCTGGAAAACTGGATCTGGCAGATGGTGGACGCGCTGAAGTCTCCGCTGGTCCAGCCAGTGAATGTGGTGCTGGCAGACTGGATCACCCTGGCCCACCAGCAGTATACCATCGCCATCCGCAAAAGCCGCCTTGTGGGCCAAGAGGTCGCAGCTCTTCTCCGGTGGCTGGAGGTAAGAcctgcccagcctcccttcctctaAGACTGAGTGGATGAAGCTGGTCTCCAACAGGAACACAGACCAGAGAACCACTTCTGCTAAGCTCACAGGGATGGGAAGGCAGGGACGGAGACCAGACGCAGGGGCTCTCTCAGATGCCTTGCTTGAACCCCTATTTTGTAGAACCATCTTATCTCCCTATGCCATCCATTGTTCCTCTTATGCTCTCCCCCTTGGATGTCCTAAGGGACACACTCCGTAAACCATCCAACCCCACATGAACCACAGGATCACTTCTGTGGGGCACTCATGTTCAGGTGAAGTCAAGCAGGATCCCAGGTAGCTGAGCCTGAAAGGAGGGTCACTTCTCTAGGAGGACAGAGTCAGCAAGGGGAGAAACCAGTTTGGGTCTGGAGTGTGAATTAAGCACCTCATTTGCCATGGGGCGCAAAGAACAGGGTGGGAGCCCAGAACAAGCTGGACCCACAAAAGGCTTTAATCCGGGCAGCTCTTCTCCTCCTGTAACCATCTCGCTGCTGTCTTCCAGGAATCTGCTCAATTCTCTCCAAGCAACGTTCATCTAATTGGGTACAGCCTGGGCGCGCACGTCTCAGGCTTCGCTGGCAATTACATGGGCGGAAAGCACAAGATTGGGAGAATAACAGGTAACCTCGCCTGGTAACTAACCACTGTAGTCTCCACCTCTGCATGGGGGCGCAGAGCGAGGACCTGCTTTTCCATTAGTCTCATGGTTAACACCCCCAGCTTCCTTTGCGCCATATTGGTCTTCAGAGGAGGACTTGTAGCGCTATCTCAAGCATGACGGCTGCCATAGACTGCTCTTCCGAGAGAATTTAGAGCAAATCGCAGCCTCGATTCCTATTGCCTTTCCTCCAACAAATGCCCTTCATAGTCCCGCCACATAGAACCTAAAAAGTAGATTTTCCATATGCTTTGTAGCAGGAAAGAGTTTACTTTTCAACctatgatttaaaaaaccaaTGTGAGTGAGTTAAAGAAGCACAACCCTAAATTTGCGGTAACATCAGCCatgtttgtgcctcagtttccacatttgtgaAACACGTGGGTCTTACTCTGGAACCCCtctggatggagggagggagctcTACACCAATTCGGAAATGGCCCCGGATACCCAGGAAGAGCTGGAGATGTGCAGGAAGGCCTTTCCTCCCCGGTGTCCTTGACACCAGCCTCGTCCCCGTGCTGCCCCGGAATTAGGTTTGGAAGAATACACCTGATCAGACTGTTGCCCAGCCAAGTCCCCAAGGTCCACTGACACCCACAGGATAAAACTCAGCATGTGCAGGCAAGGCCCTTCTCAGGGTAGTGTCCTCAGAGCTCTCCAGCTTctcctgctcttcccttcctGTCGTTCTAGTGCTCTTCCAGGGCACTAGATTTTTCTCCACTTTACAAACACGCCATAGCCTCTTGCACTTCTGGGCCTGTGCGTGCAGTGTTCCCATCGCCTGGAATACCTTACCCACTCATCCACCCAGCACTCGTCTGCCTACCAACTCCTACTTAACCGTCAAGATCCAGCAGGCTAACACAATATTTCACAGGCTGAAACAATTCAAAGGGAATTTAAGATGAACAACATTGTTGTGACCTTTTATTTTACCAATTAAGAACATTTTTGGCATCTACTGTTTACTATTGCCATtacttcacagaagaagaaatttgttttaatgtGAAAAAGATAAGATAATGGCAGacatttaaataagataaattcGCCATCTTGAGAACTCACGTCCTCAACCTTATTTGTTTTCATCTTGCTGGTGACAGGGGAGGCCTGGTCCACAGTATTTGTGCCCCCACCCCTGTGACTTTACCCTCAATAGCCTGGGAGTGAGCAGACCTTCCACAGAAGGCCAGTGAGGCCCGTCACCAAGGAACCAGGCCTAGGAGGCTGAGCCAGAATCACAGAGAGGCATCCTCAGGCCCAGGACCCTCTCCACGCTGGCTGGTGTCGTGGGCCACATCAGGCATTATTAGCCAGGCCCATACACGTCAGAGGCAGCGGGATGGCTAATTACTCTGTTGTCATCTTGTAGTCAGCCTGATGAAGAAACGAATGTAAGTCACACCAGGACATCTTTCATTTGTACCTATGGGTGAGGGCTGGAGAACAGACGTTTTCATGGCCCCCTGTCAATTCCTTTGCCCCAACGGGGATGGAAGCCAGGGCTGACATGAACATCAAAGCATCCTCCAGAGACggtaaaggaagaaagacagaggggaaaaaaatctggagTGCATAAATACTCCCCGACTACAGTGGGCCAGGAGCGGCCACTTGTCTCATGCAGACACACGTGTCACTTAAGGACCAGAGATTTGAGCAGTCTTATTTGCTCACAACACTTTCACCTGGGAACAGTGATGTCCCAAGGCTGTTCTGGACATTCCCATAAAATGACATTAGTGTAGGAGAAAAGCTAGCTTGTTAAGGGAAATTATTGACAAGATGCAGGCAAACAAAGTCTTTCTTTGATGGGTAGGTTAGAGCTACTTACAATAAGCACAGTGGGGTTTTTTGTATGCAAACAGATGCTCTTGAAAGTAGCTTGAGAGGTATTTAAAATTGATTTGCTTGAATAAATCAAGCGTATCCTCATAACCTTGTTTCTACCACTGGATAGTTCCTGCAAACCTCTTTTCCCCATAGATAACGCCCAGCCTGTGTCTAATTTTCAGCACCATGAATTACTGTGGTTTTACTCCAAAAAGGTTACAGCGAGATTTTCTAGAGAAAGATTATGCCCtaggattttcttcttcctgctagCTCATGAATGTGTAACAGCATCGAAAAGCTGGAAGGCACATTtttccccctccccttctcccacctaACGCTTGTCCTTGCTTTCCTGTTAGCACTGGATGCCGCGGGGCCCTTGTTTGAGGGCACTGCCCCCAGCGAACGTCTTTCACCAGATGATGCCAACTTTGTGGACGCCATTCACACCTTCACCCGGGAGCACATGGGCCTGAGTGTGGGCATCAAACAGCCCATTGCACACTACGACTTCTACCCCAATGGGGGCACCTTCCAGCCTGGCTGCCACTTCCTGGAGCTCTACAAAGATATCGCCAAGTACGGCTTAAATGGTAAGAAAGACGACATGGCCAAGAGCAATAGCCTCCAAGGGCTTACACTCCCCACACTTGCATGGAGCCTCTGGATCCAGTGGACTCTACCAGCTCCGCAGGATTCTGGGAAGAGTTTGGCAAGGGTGGGGGCCCAGGGCGTAGGGTCACCAAGTCCGCTCAGAGAGAGAGGGTttgtgggagtggggaagggctGGTGTTCCCCTGACAGGCCCCTCCTCTTAACAGGCAGTGGTCATTGGAGCCAAGCTCTGAGGACGAGCAGGGGCCCCACCAGGAACCCCCACTTCTTATCTCCACCCGCTGTCCCAAAGCAAAGTCTTTCCCGGATACAAGCCAGTTGAGTCCTGATGCCTGTGGTTATTCCCCCTTCTCCAGAAGCTTCCTTCTGGACCACATGAGGATCCACTTAATAGATGATGGCTTCTCGATCCTTGGTCTCACAAGAGTGGGACTAACACTTCCGCCCCTGTGAGGCTTAATCAGCTGATCCTACAGGACGTTACTGAGATTCTTCCAATTCGAAGTTCAGCACTAAATATGTTCTTGGGACTTCCTTCATCTCAGGGCAGAAACCAAATGTGGCTTTATCTGGGTTCGGATCCCACTTCTCTCTCAAATCCTAAAACCGAACCATTAACAGTGCACATTGATAACATGCACAggattaaggaagaaaaatgtcagcAAAATCCATATGTCCCACAGGCATTCCACATTTctcattattataaaatatcatcCTGATTGAAACATGCCAACTTACTCTATGCCAGCTGGAGACCCCCACCCGTGCACACCACCTTCTCACCCCAACCGTCCAAAACGAGCTGAAAATACTCTCTTGTGATTACGTCACCACCTTCCCCTCTCCTGTAGCAGAATGACCTTCACACTCGACATTCTCTCACTTTGGCTGGACTCCCAGCTTCCACCCACCCACGCCTGAGAGAGCCTTCTGGGAACTTCCCTTATAATTCCTTACATCCCCCTCGAGTCATCGCCCCTCTGGTCACCAGCAGTTCCTGGCTGACCATCCAGCTCTCCCCCGCGATCTACACCCTCCCAAAGCTCGACAGAGACCTCTGGGATGGTGTTCAGTAACTAGTTGCCTGATAAATGCATCTCTGACCAATTAGTGCTATTGGCTCTTTTGGACTAAACTTCAAAGTGACAGAACCAAGTATATTTATTTAGCTTGCCCAAATTTGGTGtggtttttctcagttttcttcaaCCTTAATTTTAAGAGTGATCCCATTCTGGGATGGTTCTCCCAACCACACCAGAACAGAAGGTAACTTGGTAACTGCTCTACCAccctgtcgatgaaaataatccataaccaatctataaatgaaaatttgggtgagcttattctgagctgaaatctgaggaccatggcccggggcctttcttcccaaaggaagaaagggcaccgaagaagtggggtacacagagtggttatatacccccaaacagggtgtttcacatatgattgaaatgtccctcccacaatagtcacaagattgccctgtcggcacagcgcatGATGGACACAgtaggtagtgggtctgctatctcagagggcgtagcaggaggcaagcctattgtctcgagctgggtggccacaggtgagcgcagcaatcagttcctagcctaaggaaagatacttaatccttaaggagatgccaacgtttgggagggggagggaagttgcacctttatctcaagggtctttgttcttgccatagggaatatctaaagcagatatacaatgcatgctcaacagccacggtcaggcccttttggaaagacaaggtgaggccgaattaggtttataccaaatggcttcctcatattctccaatatatcctattgcttgccatttttgtCAACCCTCACCCCCTCTAGCAAGGTGAGCGTGAGTGAGTTAGGGAATGTCTTTGAGGCCCGGTTTTCTCATTTCGGGCAGCTGCCTCAAGGAGCGGGGTGAAGGTTCAGGGAGGGGTCGGGTGGAGACCCTCAGCACGGTCCCTGCCTCACAGCAGGTGCTCGGCAAACGCAGACCAAGAACTGGACTGTCTAGTCTTGGCGTTCAGCCTTCAGACACTTGGGGAAATAGCTTTTGGCAAAGTTACCTGTGCTCTGCATTCACATTAGCTACTTTACATATCTTGTGGTGGTTCCTCAACATTCCTTGAGAATAATTTACTAAAGATTAGGTTAATATttggagagttaaaaaaaaaaaaaatccatcatagATAAACCTCCTAAGCTTGCTGCTTTGGGGTAGGCCCATTCCAACCTGGTCACTGGAGTGTGTCCTTCTAGAAGCCAACCCCAGGCTGGCTTTACAGGCCTGTGACCCAGGGGATGCAACAGCTGCTTTGGGTCAGAAGGTGGACATTGAGGGAGAGGCCTCAGCTCGCACTTGACCATTAGCCGAGCCCCAGGAGTGCCTCGGCCCTCATTTACCTAACTTTACCAAGAAAAGAGGCATGCCACACCAGCCTGTTCCAGCTCACTTATCCCCAAAGCACTAAGCACGTGTGCACTTTTAACCATTTGAGatacaaatatttctaaagtgAATTACACTGTCCTGCTTTCTGAAATAATTCGATATTTTCTTAGCGACTTGGGGTTCCTGTGAAAACACCTATGATAACACAGTGTAATGGCGGGGAGCCCCCAGGAGCCCCGTGGTGCCTGGGGCTATGCCTCTCACTACATCACTGAGAGGGATCTACTCTTCCCGTAGTTTTGTGTCCGTGGTTACACCCCACTGTTGTTGGTGGGTCACTCTCAGCAACCGCACCCCTCCTTGCTAATGTGCTGCTACTGAGAAATAAGACGACCCTTGGAGTTGAGCGTACTTTGGATTAAGGGGGGATAATGTCCTTCTTGGCCTGTATTCCAGCCATCACCAAGACCATCAAATGCGCCCACGTGCGGTCGGTGCACCTCTTCATCGACTCCTTGCTGCACCCCAGCATGCAGAGCACAGCCTACCTGTGCAGTGACATGGACAGCTTCAGCCAGGGCCTGTGCCTGAGCTGCAGGAAGGGCCGCTGCAACACGCTGGGCTACCACGTCCGCCAGGAGCACAGAGGCAAGAAGAGCAGGAAGCTCTTCCTCGTGACGCGAGCCCAGGCCCCGTTCAAAGGTGAGTGTGGGTGGCCCCGAGCCTTCAGAAGGGCAGCGTGCAGCCACCGGTCTGAAGGTCCAGAAGCTCCCCGAAGCCTTTTCCTGGAGCGACTTCGGCTCTGCTATTTTAGTGTTTCTGAAACTGCCCAGATTCCGAGGATGTTGACACAATCCCTCTCTTTTCCCAAGAATGTGGCCACCTTGCTGCCAAATGCTAGAAGGAGAAAACTTGATACTTTCTGGAACAGTCCTCGGGTCCGCCTCTCTTCGTCTATTTTCATAGTCCCTTAGGACGTTAGATCCGGAAAGCCCTGAGCGGTGACATCTACCACCCAGGTCTCATTGTACAGAGACCTGGAGGCGTCTCCCTCCCCGAGACTAGAACCTGCTGTGTTCATCTCTGCTCACGGCCATGAAAACACAGGGCTTCAGGCTACAGTTGCAGCTCTTCACTTCCCCTAAAGTTTGAATCAGCTGATCTTCCAGGATATCATTGTCCAGTTGAGGCCCTCCCAAGCTGAAGTTCAGCTGCCAGCATTTCCCCGGTCATACCCTTAACCTCAGGGCAGAAACCGGCCTCTCTGGGTTGAACCGGAGGTCAGAGAAAGGGCTGTGGCTAGGTCTTGGGCTGAAGCCAGCACAGAAACACTCCACTGAAGCCTCAATCCTCCTGGAGGGAACAAGCCGACATCTGTTGCCATTAACATTTCTGCCTAATCCTGAAACCAGCCCGTGCATGATTTAGCATCTTCCTGCTTCACAGCCCCTGCTCACAGCGCTGGGAGGAGCTGGCTGCTGAGCTGCTCCATTATTACCGGGCAGATATCTGCAGGTGCAGAAGGTGAGCACACCCTCACCACCACGTGGCGTGGGCACAGCCTTTTATACAAAACATCAGATGCAGCCACGGGCTCCTTGTTGTTCCCACGACAGCCAAGCAAGGTCGGCAGGGCtgttatgatccccattttagagaaggaaagcaaaactTGAGTGGGGTGAGCTGCCCTGGGCCACGCAGCCTGGAAGGAGGCCTAGAACCCAGGTCCTCCCAACTCCCAGTCAGCGTTCCTTTTAATATCACACTCACAAGGGCAAGCTCCCAGGAGACTTCTTTTTGGGGGCTCAAGATTCCTCTGTTCATCTGAACTTTTGCTCTCCAGCCAGACTTCCCTTCTCTGAGGCCCAGGAATAACAGAAACGCCTTGTGGGATGCTGATAGCTTCTGAGAGCAGTTGGAGTGAGGGCAGGATCTCTCCCACCTGGGGGCCAGAGGGTCCCCTCCGCTGTCTGTCCCTTAGGGACGGAGGAGCCCTAGCATCCTGCAGCAGGTGAGGGAATTGGGAGGGTCCCCTGCTTAAGGGAGCTCCCCCACCGCAGGCTGCCAATTAGACACCTTTGGGTTAACCAGCTCCTCTTTTAAATGGCAAAGGCACCCAGAGTGATTAAGCCTCTCAGATAATCACATTTCACTGGATCTAATTTAATCCTGGAATGTTAGCTTTTCAAGAGACCGTTCAACCCCACCAgctcacagatggggaaaccgaggcccagatgGGGGAAATCATTTGCCCTGGGACACAAAAattttttgagtgattttttACCTCAATAACTGCCCTGGTCTATTTGTAGGGGTAAGGGAGAGAGGGGggtgtcgacaaaaataatccataaccaatctataaatgaaaatttgggtgagtttattctgagctgaaatctgaggaccatggcccggggcctttctccccaaaggaagaaagggcactgaagaagtggggtgcacagagtggttatatacccccaaacagggtgtttcacatatgattgaaatgtccctcccacaatagtcacaagattg
The DNA window shown above is from Equus quagga isolate Etosha38 chromosome 2, UCLA_HA_Equagga_1.0, whole genome shotgun sequence and carries:
- the LIPC gene encoding hepatic triacylglycerol lipase yields the protein MESPLCVSIFLVLCIFILSSAHGQSPGPEPFGRSHAVETGETLQETETRFLLFEDKTDKGCRLQLHHADTLQQCGFNASLPLVMIIHGWSFDGLLENWIWQMVDALKSPLVQPVNVVLADWITLAHQQYTIAIRKSRLVGQEVAALLRWLEESAQFSPSNVHLIGYSLGAHVSGFAGNYMGGKHKIGRITALDAAGPLFEGTAPSERLSPDDANFVDAIHTFTREHMGLSVGIKQPIAHYDFYPNGGTFQPGCHFLELYKDIAKYGLNAITKTIKCAHVRSVHLFIDSLLHPSMQSTAYLCSDMDSFSQGLCLSCRKGRCNTLGYHVRQEHRGKKSRKLFLVTRAQAPFKAYHYQFKIQFINQMETPGKPTFTMSLLGTKEEMQKVPITLGEGITSNKTYSFLLTLDLDIGELVMIKFKWDNSAVWTNVWNTVQIIIPWGREPHYSGLVPKSIRVMSGETQQRTTFCPENVDDLQLHPTQEKTFVRCEISSKKLKRKNR